GTTCAAGAAAATGCACGTCCGTCATCGGAAGGAAATTGTTAACCTGAGCCTTGAGGAAGACATCAACCCGTTGGAATTGACAGGAGAGTATTTGGAGCCTGCAGAGTTTTTAAAACAGATGCAAGATGAAAACACGATCGTCTTAGATACAAGAAATGATTACGAGTATGATCTTGGTCATTTCAGAGGCGCGATTCGACCTGATGTTGAGACATTCCGTGACCTTCCACAATGGGTCCAGGAAAACAGGGAGATGTTTGAAGGTAAGAAAATCCTTGCGTACTGTACAGGTGGAATCAGGTGTGAGAAGTTCACTGGTTGGATGAAGCGTGAAGGCTTCGAGGATGTTGCACATCTTCAAGGCGGAATTGTCACGTACGGAAAGGATCCTGTAGCGAAAGGCCAACTTTGGGATGGTCAATGCTACGTCTTTGATGAAAGGATCGCAGTTCCGATCAATCAAGTTGAGCATGTCGTCGTAGGTCGCGATCATTTTGACGGAACTCCTTGCGAAAGATATGTGAACTGTGCCAACCCTGACTGCAATGCGAAAAT
The genomic region above belongs to Sporosarcina sp. Marseille-Q4943 and contains:
- a CDS encoding rhodanese-related sulfurtransferase, with translation METGAYRVLLYYKYVHIEDPETFAAEHLAFCKELGLKGRILVGEEGINGTCSGTVEQTDAYMEKMHSDERFKDLWFKIDETDGHAFKKMHVRHRKEIVNLSLEEDINPLELTGEYLEPAEFLKQMQDENTIVLDTRNDYEYDLGHFRGAIRPDVETFRDLPQWVQENREMFEGKKILAYCTGGIRCEKFTGWMKREGFEDVAHLQGGIVTYGKDPVAKGQLWDGQCYVFDERIAVPINQVEHVVVGRDHFDGTPCERYVNCANPDCNAKILCSEENEHFYMRSCSDECRTHPRNRYFVEQNMTVEEFNKRIEAIADKRSQTTAAM